From the genome of Biomphalaria glabrata chromosome 1, xgBioGlab47.1, whole genome shotgun sequence, one region includes:
- the LOC106050958 gene encoding uncharacterized protein LOC106050958 isoform X1, with amino-acid sequence MIFKLFLVIFCTLFWKSLGQHDTEDMLAFCPAGFRPQGDQCFREIGRGNRDTARNKCRALDAIVPEIHTWEQQTNLEIFMKEEKINNPVWLNGELSETSHREGSIKFYWPSRFFPRLSNFKEMPLKLFDPIGDCVYISPRENFFWKQASCKNSIQIICVNSLRKIASMYRKRG; translated from the exons ATGATTTTCAAGCTTTTCTTAGTTATTTTTTGTACTCTCTTTTGGAAGAGCTTAGGGCAGCATGATACAGAAG ATATGTTGGCTTTTTGTCCAGCTGGATTTCGTCCACAAGGTGACCAATGTTTTCGAGAGATAGGTCGCGGCAATAGGGATACAGCTAGG AACAAATGTAGAGCTCTAGACGCCATTGTACCGGAAATTCACACGTGGGAACAGCAAACAAATTTAGAGATATTTATGAAAG aAGAAAAAATTAACAACCCAGTTTGGCTCAATGGCGAGTTATCAGAAACTAGTCACAGAGAAGGTTCGATTAAATTTTACTGGCCTTCCCGCTTTTTTCCTAG ACTTTCGAACTTTAAAGAAATGCCTCTGAAACTTTTTGACCCAATTGGagattgtgtgtacatttctccGAGAGAAAACTTCTTTTGGAAACAAGCGTCTTGCAAAAATAGTATTCAAATAATATGTGTTAATAG tttaaGGAAAATTGCTAGCATGTATCGTAAACGAGGCTGA
- the LOC106050958 gene encoding uncharacterized protein LOC106050958 isoform X2: MIFKLFLVIFCTLFWKSLGQHDTEDMLAFCPAGFRPQGDQCFREIGRGNRDTARNKCRALDAIVPEIHTWEQQTNLEIFMKEEKINNPVWLNGELSETSHREGSIKFYWPSRFFPSLRKIASMYRKRG, translated from the exons ATGATTTTCAAGCTTTTCTTAGTTATTTTTTGTACTCTCTTTTGGAAGAGCTTAGGGCAGCATGATACAGAAG ATATGTTGGCTTTTTGTCCAGCTGGATTTCGTCCACAAGGTGACCAATGTTTTCGAGAGATAGGTCGCGGCAATAGGGATACAGCTAGG AACAAATGTAGAGCTCTAGACGCCATTGTACCGGAAATTCACACGTGGGAACAGCAAACAAATTTAGAGATATTTATGAAAG aAGAAAAAATTAACAACCCAGTTTGGCTCAATGGCGAGTTATCAGAAACTAGTCACAGAGAAGGTTCGATTAAATTTTACTGGCCTTCCCGCTTTTTTCCTAG tttaaGGAAAATTGCTAGCATGTATCGTAAACGAGGCTGA
- the LOC129927794 gene encoding piggyBac transposable element-derived protein 4-like — MAQDLSSDEEIEYISSEDEEWIEEEFHDDENIQPNFNEQRNYGSYDDLDQIPHAIPAFRPERPPGAHFPDSVTRQNRRNYLTPLSIFKLFFTEALVEMLCKFTNENAAATGPSKPSMYKNWKDIDVEEFYVFMGLLMYMGLVQVPNFKLYWNGKSLFNGLWARAFMTRFRFQQILCFLKVSNRDTEVATDKLAKVRFLFEFIRRKCMKLYQPSQNISIDERMVRNKGRYAFRQYIRDKPTKWGMKLWVLADSLSGYTYDFDVYLGKIEGNSSTFGLAYDVVMKLVSSLVNQGYRLFFDNFYTSFVLVIDLFKKGIVACGTIISNRKGFPTELKNVKQWEKVSKRGDMRWVRQDQVLAMQWRDNKTVSLVSTMHSANEFNYVNRRTKNNGVFEQLKVKQPQLVGDYNSFMGGVDKSDQLLNKYNMLRKTNKYWKTLFFHFIDIARVNSYILFQDWRKQNPDIEELNRSPYYSQLDFTIELIRELANIDDYDPVPTIEHMRLKTCHSILPAMVASKDRKNCKLCYSHHKIERKTRSMCSACGTFLCFSPERNCLLLYHK, encoded by the exons ATGGCTCAAGACTTATCTTCTGATGAAGAAATTGAGTACATTTCAAGTGAAGATGAAGAATGGATTGAAGAAGAATTTCATGATGATGAAAACATTCAGCCCAATTTCAATGAACAGAGGAACTACGGAag ctatgaTGACCTGGACCAAATACCACATGCCATACCAGCATTCAGACCCGAAAGGCCTCCTGGAGCTCATTTCCCTGACAGTGTAACAAGGCAAAACAGGAGAAACTACCTTACTCCTCTTTCAATTTTTAAACTGTTCTTTACAGAAGCTTTAGTTGAAATGCTCTGTAAATTTACCAACGAAAATGCTGCTGCCACTGGTCCTTCAAAACCAAGTATGTACAAGAACTGGAAGGATATAGACGTTGAAGAGTTTTACGTATTCATGGGACTTCTGATGTACATGGGACTTGTTCAGGTTCCCAACTTTAAGCTCTATTGGAACGGAAAGAGTTTGTTCAATGGTTTGTGGGCCAGAGCGTTCATGACTAGATTTCGTTTTCAGCAAATTCTTTGCTTTTTGAAAGTAAGCAATAGAGATACTGAGGTGGCTACTGATAAACTTGCTAAGGTTagatttttatttgaatttattAGGAGAAAATGTATGAAATTATATCAGCCTAGTCAAAACATATCTATAGATGAAAGAATGGTTAGAAATAAGGGTAGGTATGCATTTAGACAATATATAAGGGATAAACCAACTAAATGGGGAATGAAATTGTGGGTTTTAGCAGACTCTCTTAGTGGGTACACTTATGACTTTGATGTATATTTAGGTAAGATAGAAGGGAATAGCTCTACTTTTGGATTAGCATATGATGTAGTAATGAAGTTAGTGTCCTCTCTAGTAAATCAAGGCTATCGTTtattttttgataatttttataCCAGTTTTGTACTTGTTattgatctttttaaaaaaggtattgTTGCTTGTGGAACAATCATAAGCAATAGGAAAGGGTTTCCAACAGAACTTAAGAATGTGAAGCAGTGGGAAAAGGTTAGTAAGAGGGGGGATATGAGATGGGTTAGACAAGATCAGGTTTTAGCTATGCAGTGGAGGGATAACAAAACAGTTTCATTAGTTTCAACCATGCATTCGGCAAATGAGTTTAATTATGTTAATAggagaacaaaaaataatggtgtttttgaacaattaaaagttaaacaGCCTCAACTAGTGGGGGATTATAATTCTTTTATGGGAGGGGTGGATAAAAGTGACCAGCtgctaaataaatataacatgcTGCGCAAAACTAACAAGTACTGGAAAACcttattttttcatttcattgataTTGCTAGAGTTAAtagttatattttatttcaagactggagaaaacaaaatccagatattgaagAATTAAATAGAAGCCCATACTACAGTCAGTTAGATTTCACCATTGAACTAATTAGAGAGTTAGCAAACATTGATGATTATGACCCAGTTCCTACTATAGAACATATGAGACTTAAAACCTGCCACTCAATATTACCTGCAATGGTTGCTTCGAAAGATAgaaaaaattgtaaactttGTTATAGTCATCACAAAATTGAAAGAAAGACTAGGTCCATGTGTAGTGCTTGTGGTACATTTTTGTGTTTCAGTCCAGAAAGAAATTGTCTTTTACTTTATCataaataa